Proteins encoded together in one Coriobacteriia bacterium window:
- a CDS encoding 4Fe-4S binding protein, producing the protein MPRPIINADDCSACGICVDACPNGVLEIVGDAAEAVTEENCDACATCMEECPMGAITEIEED; encoded by the coding sequence ATGCCCCGACCCATCATCAACGCGGACGACTGCTCGGCCTGTGGCATCTGCGTGGATGCCTGTCCCAATGGTGTACTCGAAATCGTCGGCGACGCCGCTGAGGCCGTCACCGAGGAGAACTGCGACGCCTGCGCGACCTGCATGGAGGAGTGCCCGATGGGGGCGATCACGGAGATTGAAGAGGACTAA